A portion of the Sphingobacterium spiritivorum genome contains these proteins:
- a CDS encoding SCO family protein has protein sequence MRLLYTLTLAAGLFLSACSGNNAKLPIYGDREAVEKTVDGKVVIDTAYHTIPAFSFLNQDSVLITDKNFDNKIYIANFFFTHCPSICPTMQRNLLKVYEKYKGDDRIAFLSHSIDFKYDHPYILKAYANKLGVTNDQWQFVNGSKADIYGIANDYLVFAKEDSNVPGGYDHQGYLVIVDKEKRIRGAYDGTDSEQVDKLLKDLEILFKEYK, from the coding sequence ATGAGATTACTCTATACATTGACGCTGGCTGCCGGTCTTTTTCTGTCCGCTTGTTCAGGTAATAATGCCAAACTTCCAATCTACGGAGACAGAGAAGCTGTGGAAAAGACCGTGGATGGTAAAGTCGTTATTGATACAGCATATCATACTATTCCTGCATTCAGTTTTCTAAATCAGGATAGCGTACTGATAACGGATAAGAATTTTGACAATAAAATATATATTGCCAACTTTTTCTTTACGCATTGCCCCAGCATCTGCCCTACTATGCAGCGTAATTTATTGAAAGTATACGAAAAATATAAAGGAGACGACCGCATAGCCTTTCTTTCACATAGTATTGATTTCAAATATGATCATCCGTATATATTAAAAGCATATGCTAATAAACTGGGTGTAACGAATGATCAGTGGCAATTCGTTAACGGGTCTAAAGCAGACATATATGGCATTGCTAATGATTATCTTGTATTTGCAAAAGAAGACAGTAATGTACCGGGAGGATATGATCATCAGGGATATCTGGTGATTGTCGATAAAGAAAAGCGTATCCGTGGTGCTTATGACGGTACAGATTCTGAACAGGTAGATAAATTATTAAAAGATCTGGAGATCTTATTCAAAGAATACAAGTAA
- a CDS encoding transposase — translation MKNLAYLLLAGSVFAFSCQNSGDQKKGGDIETIKKEAIAIHDEIMPQISTFDKNTVRIDSILTNIAALKAKNTALDTAAARTELSALKSKLEQATGSMEDWMMEYAVDSTNVEYQQKELEKVNTMKKLFTDVSAESKTILGKY, via the coding sequence ATGAAAAATTTGGCTTATCTATTATTAGCAGGATCAGTTTTTGCCTTCTCTTGTCAGAATTCAGGAGATCAAAAAAAAGGTGGTGATATCGAAACTATAAAAAAAGAAGCTATCGCTATACATGATGAGATCATGCCGCAAATATCAACTTTTGATAAAAACACTGTTCGTATAGATTCAATACTGACCAATATTGCAGCATTAAAAGCTAAAAACACTGCACTTGATACTGCAGCAGCACGAACTGAATTATCTGCTCTCAAATCAAAACTGGAACAGGCAACCGGCTCTATGGAAGACTGGATGATGGAATATGCCGTAGATAGCACAAACGTAGAATACCAGCAAAAAGAACTGGAGAAAGTAAATACAATGAAAAAGCTATTTACAGATGTATCCGCAGAAAGCAAAACCATATTAGGTAAATACTAA
- a CDS encoding DUF4442 domain-containing protein — translation MLTLRPNMLKWILRSYPPFLFQRIWIQKILPDYSGVDVKIFRSLFNINGNRTIFGGTIFAATDPLHPLLIDQIFKAKGYKKTVVWVKSARIEYKKPGDGNLYISIRISQEDISEALRSIQDEGKIVKIFTIEIYDKHRNLCAVSNNEIYIRNLLHESTQTSSSEEINTSEININSIN, via the coding sequence ATGCTGACATTGCGTCCCAACATGCTCAAATGGATACTCCGTAGTTATCCGCCTTTTCTATTCCAGCGGATCTGGATTCAAAAGATCCTCCCGGACTATAGCGGAGTTGATGTCAAGATATTCAGAAGCCTCTTTAATATTAATGGCAACAGAACAATATTCGGAGGTACTATATTTGCAGCCACAGATCCTTTACATCCGCTTCTCATAGATCAGATATTTAAGGCAAAAGGCTACAAAAAGACAGTAGTATGGGTCAAATCTGCACGTATAGAATATAAAAAGCCCGGAGACGGGAATCTGTATATATCCATACGCATCTCGCAGGAGGATATCAGTGAAGCTCTTCGTTCTATTCAGGATGAAGGCAAAATTGTCAAAATATTTACCATAGAGATTTATGACAAGCATCGTAATCTTTGTGCCGTTTCCAATAATGAGATATACATTCGCAATCTCCTTCATGAATCCACGCAAACATCTTCATCAGAAGAAATAAACACTTCAGAAATAAATATTAATTCCATAAACTAA
- a CDS encoding MFS transporter: MSELQQSVLPNKRVWIIVFVAALGYFVDIYDLIIFSIVRVQSFGDIGVAEADMRSKGEFVLNMQMGGLLIGGVIWGVIGDKYGRLKVLFGSILLYSVANITNGFVHDVTTYGIVRFIAGIGLAGELGAGITLVSESMSKEKRGYGTMIVAGVGVLGAILAYFVAELFDWRTAYFVGGGMGLLLLLLRVGVFESGLFHNMNSANVQKGQLRMLFNNTARFKRYLYCMCIGLPIWFVVGVLVTQSPEIGKALGAPVVLSAGKGVMFTYLGISLGDFIAGLLAQWLKSRKKVVFICQILIIISSCWYLNSEGLTEPTFLGLAFLMGLGVGYWATFVTIAAEQFGTNLRATVATTAPNFVRGALIPSTLLYGYFVDLWGIVTAALLMVFLLSGIAIFALTQLKESFSRDLDYIEE, encoded by the coding sequence ATGTCTGAACTACAGCAAAGTGTGCTCCCCAATAAACGTGTATGGATTATTGTTTTCGTAGCTGCCTTAGGGTATTTTGTGGATATCTATGATCTGATTATTTTTTCCATAGTTAGGGTGCAGTCCTTTGGAGATATCGGAGTCGCAGAGGCTGATATGCGAAGCAAAGGCGAATTTGTGTTGAATATGCAAATGGGAGGGCTGCTGATCGGAGGTGTGATCTGGGGCGTTATCGGAGATAAATACGGACGACTGAAAGTTCTTTTCGGTTCTATTTTACTGTATTCTGTTGCGAATATTACAAATGGATTTGTTCATGATGTAACCACATACGGGATTGTTCGTTTTATTGCAGGCATTGGTTTGGCCGGAGAGCTGGGTGCAGGTATTACACTCGTAAGTGAGAGCATGAGTAAAGAGAAAAGAGGCTATGGGACAATGATCGTAGCCGGTGTAGGAGTGCTTGGCGCTATATTGGCCTACTTTGTGGCGGAATTGTTTGATTGGCGTACCGCTTATTTTGTAGGTGGAGGAATGGGTTTACTGCTATTGTTATTGCGCGTTGGAGTGTTTGAATCGGGTCTGTTTCATAATATGAATTCTGCTAATGTGCAGAAAGGGCAACTTCGGATGTTGTTCAATAATACGGCACGGTTTAAGCGGTATTTGTACTGTATGTGTATCGGACTTCCGATCTGGTTTGTAGTAGGCGTGCTGGTTACACAGTCTCCTGAAATCGGAAAGGCATTGGGGGCTCCGGTAGTATTGAGTGCAGGAAAAGGGGTTATGTTTACCTATTTAGGAATATCACTTGGCGACTTTATCGCCGGCCTGTTGGCACAATGGCTTAAATCCCGTAAAAAAGTTGTTTTTATATGTCAGATACTTATCATTATAAGTTCTTGCTGGTACCTGAATAGTGAAGGACTGACAGAGCCTACTTTTCTGGGATTGGCTTTTCTGATGGGGCTTGGAGTAGGATATTGGGCGACTTTTGTGACGATTGCTGCTGAACAGTTTGGAACTAACCTGAGAGCTACGGTAGCAACTACTGCACCTAACTTTGTGAGGGGAGCTCTTATTCCATCCACATTGCTCTATGGATATTTTGTAGATCTTTGGGGAATCGTAACAGCAGCTTTGCTCATGGTGTTTCTCCTTTCGGGAATTGCCATATTTGCACTGACACAATTAAAAGAAAGCTTTTCCAGGGATCTGGATTATATTGAGGAATAG
- a CDS encoding ABC transporter ATP-binding protein, with the protein MNLSIQDLSKTYSNGVKALDHVNLEITPGMFGLLGPNGAGKSSLMRTIATLQKPDSGSIQFDHINVLQNQMELRKVLGYLPQEFGVYPNLSAQELLQYFARLKGISSGSDREKIIKRVLEVTNLWDVRNKSVSGYSGGMKQRFGIAQLLLNDPKLIIVDEPTAGLDPAERHRFLNVLREIGTNHTVIFSTHIVDDVRELCHELAILNGGKILLQGTPKDTISQLDDKIWVRIIGRDQLDEYIGKFNVISTNYNQDNTLNIRVYSDSVPDETFVKAQVQLEDVYFVALKKDQRHV; encoded by the coding sequence ATGAATTTATCAATCCAAGATCTTAGTAAAACGTATTCTAATGGCGTGAAAGCGCTGGATCATGTCAATCTGGAGATTACTCCGGGAATGTTCGGGCTGCTTGGTCCGAATGGAGCGGGTAAGTCTTCCCTGATGCGTACTATTGCTACTTTACAAAAGCCTGATTCGGGAAGTATTCAATTTGATCATATTAATGTGCTGCAGAATCAAATGGAACTGCGCAAGGTATTAGGATATCTTCCTCAGGAATTCGGCGTTTATCCTAACCTCTCCGCTCAGGAGCTCCTGCAATATTTTGCCCGCCTTAAAGGGATCTCCTCAGGTTCGGATCGTGAAAAAATTATCAAACGTGTACTGGAAGTTACTAACCTGTGGGATGTGCGTAATAAGAGTGTAAGCGGTTATTCAGGTGGTATGAAACAGCGCTTTGGTATTGCTCAGTTATTATTGAATGACCCGAAATTAATTATTGTTGATGAACCGACAGCGGGTCTGGACCCGGCTGAACGCCATCGTTTTCTGAATGTCCTTCGTGAAATCGGGACAAATCATACCGTAATTTTCTCTACACATATTGTGGATGATGTCCGGGAATTATGTCATGAACTGGCCATCCTTAACGGAGGTAAAATTTTGCTTCAGGGTACACCAAAGGACACCATCAGCCAACTGGATGACAAGATCTGGGTACGTATTATCGGCCGTGATCAACTGGATGAATATATCGGGAAGTTTAATGTTATTTCAACCAATTACAATCAGGATAATACGCTTAATATCCGTGTCTATAGTGACAGCGTACCTGATGAAACCTTTGTAAAAGCACAGGTTCAACTGGAGGATGTTTATTTTGTTGCCCTTAAAAAAGATCAGCGTCATGTTTAG
- a CDS encoding ABC transporter permease/M1 family aminopeptidase — MFSTIFNFEFKRWFKNAAIYVYMALFFGLALLIMLMSLGIFDGITATTSSNTYMNSPLAISDMINGMSALIYFLIPTIVGASIYRDFQYNVHTILFSYPFTKTDYLLGKFFGSLLVVLIVVLSSTLGIIVAQYVPGINQELLGPNHIFAYFQTYLVLIIPNLIFIGSIILVLVTLTRNVYVGFVAVLILMVLQGVIHNLSSNVDNRYWGALLDPFGESAITYYTQYWSPEEKNVNNLPFEGVVIYNRLIWLAVSALFIGGFYTFFSFSQSRLSLVKSKKSERVTKNNFGSIFKVDLPKVNYRFSIGHYLKTTWSLSNYDFRYIVKNPVFLIISLIGILFVLLMASTFGEIFGTSTYPVTWKMVMIPGSTFKFFMMILTFLFSGLLLHRGEISRMGSLIDSTPVPNWTLLLSKVIAIIKMQLFLMLLVILTCIAYQAYYQYYKFEIGQYIMTLMVFGMLSNIIWLFLAVFVHTLFKSYLSGFFVLLILYIGLPFLSFAGIEQDIFKFNQGPNLQYSDMDGFGFILPFLTYKFYWFLFAVLLLITGLLLWRRGIFSGAKERWNMLKSNLDISKGIILAVCLLGFLSIGSAIYYEDNVKNPYYKALDIEKQAVQWEKKYKKYQYRAQPRVVDVKFNLDLFPSSRSFEAKASYVLKNKTAQSIDTIFVNYNDYEYTFNWNVPVKLISEDDVYNFNIYKLQQPLLPGDSVLLTFETKNKPNTWIHENSPVKGNGTFINNMMFPRIGYSDQSELVDNDIRIKYGLPAKDRMAKPTDQRARQNNYISNDADWIRFEATIGTDEDQLAIAPGYLVKEWTKDGRKYYQYKMDSEMLNFYAFNSARYAVKRDKWKDVNLEVYYHLGHEYNLDRMLASSKASLDYYTKEYSPYQHRQLRIIEFPHTGGTFAQSFANTIPFSEAIGFIADVDEKNHDAVDYPYAVTAHEIAHQWWAHQVVGANVQGATLMSESMSEYSSLKVLEKRYGKGQMRKFLKDALDNYLKGRSAERLGEKPLMYNENQQYIHYQKGSLVLYAMSDYLGEAIFNGTVKGYLEQTAFQNPPYTTSLEFVDHLRKATPDSLQYLIKDMFETITFYENKVENVSSKKLANGKYQVDIAFQVAKYRVDKNGKRIYDDSNPAAHSTSKKGEIRSLPLQDYIEVGVFGEASKDNKDQKELYVKKHKIGQVNNKLSIIVNEKPIAVGIDPYNKLIDTNSDDNRKSI; from the coding sequence ATGTTTAGTACTATCTTTAATTTCGAATTTAAACGATGGTTCAAAAACGCTGCTATTTATGTTTATATGGCATTGTTTTTTGGATTGGCGTTGTTGATTATGCTGATGTCACTGGGAATATTTGATGGTATTACAGCGACTACTTCATCCAATACCTATATGAACTCGCCTCTGGCCATCAGTGATATGATCAATGGTATGTCTGCCCTGATCTATTTTCTGATTCCGACCATTGTTGGGGCTTCTATATACCGGGATTTTCAGTATAACGTTCATACGATCCTGTTCAGTTATCCCTTTACAAAGACTGATTACCTTTTAGGGAAGTTTTTCGGGTCTTTGCTGGTTGTTCTGATCGTAGTTCTATCTTCTACTTTAGGGATTATCGTCGCGCAGTATGTACCCGGAATTAATCAGGAATTGCTCGGGCCTAATCATATTTTTGCTTATTTTCAGACTTATCTTGTACTCATCATTCCCAATCTGATTTTTATCGGTTCTATTATTCTGGTGTTGGTCACGCTAACCCGGAATGTTTATGTAGGGTTTGTGGCCGTTCTGATTCTGATGGTGCTGCAAGGTGTGATTCACAACCTCAGCAGCAATGTTGACAATCGTTACTGGGGTGCGCTTCTTGACCCATTCGGAGAGTCTGCTATCACATATTACACCCAGTATTGGTCGCCCGAAGAAAAGAACGTAAATAATCTTCCTTTTGAAGGAGTTGTCATCTACAACAGACTGATTTGGCTGGCTGTTTCGGCATTATTTATTGGTGGCTTTTACACATTCTTTTCTTTTTCACAGAGCAGACTTTCTCTGGTCAAGAGCAAGAAGTCCGAGAGGGTTACTAAGAATAATTTCGGGAGCATTTTTAAAGTTGATCTGCCAAAAGTAAACTACCGTTTTTCTATAGGTCACTACCTGAAAACAACATGGTCTCTTTCCAATTATGACTTCAGGTATATCGTTAAAAATCCGGTTTTTCTGATTATATCTCTGATCGGAATTTTATTTGTGCTTCTGATGGCGTCTACTTTCGGAGAAATATTTGGAACATCTACGTATCCTGTGACCTGGAAAATGGTTATGATACCGGGCTCTACGTTCAAATTTTTCATGATGATCCTGACTTTCCTTTTTTCAGGTCTGTTGCTTCATCGCGGAGAAATTTCAAGAATGGGGAGTCTGATCGATTCTACGCCGGTTCCAAACTGGACATTACTGTTATCTAAAGTCATTGCTATTATCAAGATGCAGTTGTTTCTGATGCTTCTTGTGATCCTTACCTGTATAGCTTATCAGGCGTATTACCAGTATTATAAATTTGAGATCGGACAATACATTATGACCTTGATGGTCTTTGGTATGTTAAGCAATATTATCTGGCTTTTTTTAGCTGTATTTGTTCATACTTTATTTAAAAGTTATCTGAGCGGCTTTTTTGTATTACTCATTCTTTATATAGGCCTGCCATTTCTTTCCTTTGCAGGAATCGAACAGGATATCTTTAAGTTTAATCAAGGCCCTAATCTGCAATATTCGGATATGGATGGTTTTGGCTTTATATTGCCATTTCTGACTTACAAGTTTTATTGGTTTCTGTTTGCGGTTTTACTGTTGATTACGGGGTTGTTACTTTGGAGAAGAGGCATATTTTCCGGAGCAAAGGAAAGATGGAACATGTTGAAATCCAATCTTGATATAAGCAAAGGTATTATACTGGCTGTATGTCTGCTGGGATTTTTAAGTATCGGATCAGCGATCTATTATGAGGATAACGTAAAGAATCCGTACTACAAAGCGCTGGATATTGAAAAGCAAGCTGTACAATGGGAAAAGAAATACAAAAAATACCAGTACCGTGCCCAACCTCGTGTTGTGGACGTAAAATTTAATCTGGATCTTTTTCCTTCATCCAGATCATTTGAAGCAAAAGCTTCATATGTACTCAAAAATAAAACAGCGCAGTCTATAGATACGATATTTGTTAATTATAATGATTACGAATATACTTTCAACTGGAATGTTCCTGTGAAGCTTATTTCAGAAGATGATGTGTATAATTTTAATATCTATAAATTACAGCAGCCCTTACTACCTGGAGATTCAGTTCTGCTGACTTTCGAAACAAAGAACAAACCTAATACCTGGATTCATGAAAATTCACCTGTAAAGGGAAATGGAACCTTTATTAATAATATGATGTTTCCAAGAATAGGTTATTCTGATCAATCCGAACTGGTGGATAATGATATCCGTATCAAATATGGATTACCGGCCAAAGATAGAATGGCGAAACCTACGGATCAACGTGCCCGGCAGAACAATTATATTTCCAATGATGCGGACTGGATCCGTTTTGAAGCAACTATAGGTACAGATGAAGATCAGTTGGCTATTGCTCCAGGGTATCTGGTGAAAGAATGGACAAAAGATGGCCGTAAATACTACCAGTATAAGATGGACAGTGAGATGCTTAATTTTTATGCATTCAACTCTGCGCGTTATGCGGTTAAAAGGGATAAGTGGAAAGATGTCAATCTGGAGGTTTATTATCATCTGGGCCATGAATACAATCTGGATCGCATGCTGGCTTCCAGTAAAGCTTCACTGGATTATTACACCAAAGAATATAGTCCGTATCAACACCGGCAATTGCGGATTATTGAATTTCCGCATACAGGAGGCACGTTTGCTCAGTCTTTTGCGAATACCATACCTTTTTCAGAAGCCATTGGTTTTATTGCTGATGTAGATGAAAAGAATCATGATGCAGTAGATTATCCCTATGCTGTCACGGCGCATGAGATAGCACATCAGTGGTGGGCACATCAGGTGGTAGGTGCAAATGTGCAGGGAGCAACACTGATGTCCGAAAGTATGTCGGAGTATTCTTCTCTGAAAGTACTGGAGAAACGGTACGGTAAAGGGCAGATGCGCAAATTTCTGAAAGATGCATTAGATAATTATCTGAAAGGACGAAGTGCTGAACGGCTTGGTGAAAAACCATTGATGTACAATGAGAATCAACAGTATATTCATTACCAGAAGGGTTCACTGGTATTGTATGCGATGAGTGATTATCTGGGTGAAGCGATATTTAACGGAACTGTAAAAGGATATCTGGAACAGACAGCCTTTCAAAATCCGCCTTATACTACTTCACTGGAGTTTGTAGACCATTTGAGAAAAGCTACACCTGATTCATTGCAGTATTTAATAAAAGATATGTTCGAGACCATTACTTTTTATGAAAATAAGGTTGAAAATGTATCGAGTAAAAAGTTAGCTAATGGAAAATATCAGGTAGATATCGCTTTTCAGGTGGCTAAGTACAGAGTAGATAAAAACGGCAAGCGGATATATGATGACAGTAATCCTGCCGCACATTCTACATCCAAAAAGGGAGAGATCCGATCGCTGCCTTTACAGGATTATATTGAGGTAGGTGTATTTGGTGAAGCCAGCAAGGATAATAAAGACCAGAAGGAATTGTATGTGAAGAAGCATAAGATAGGTCAGGTGAATAATAAACTGTCTATTATTGTGAATGAAAAGCCAATCGCAGTTGGAATAGATCCGTACAATAAACTAATCGATACAAACTCTGATGACAACAGAAAATCAATCTAA
- a CDS encoding uridine kinase — protein sequence MNNKPFVIGIAGSSGSGKTFFLNSFLQHFSKDEITLISQDDYYIPANTKTQEENRLYNFDIPTSIDRSAFYSDIKDLFDGKTVFKEEYTFNNPALTPKMLKIKPAPILIIEGLFIFYYTEVNELLDMRIFLDAEESVALERRLRRDLIERGYDEDDVRYKWVNHVVPSYNEYLLPYREFCDKVIINNIDDPEPIRMVTDEICQEVKDKIKTI from the coding sequence ATGAATAACAAACCCTTCGTCATAGGAATCGCGGGAAGTAGCGGTTCGGGTAAAACATTTTTCTTAAATAGTTTCCTGCAACATTTCTCAAAAGATGAAATCACTCTCATCTCACAGGATGATTACTATATTCCGGCAAATACAAAGACTCAGGAAGAAAACAGATTGTACAATTTCGACATTCCAACCTCTATTGACAGATCCGCTTTTTATAGCGACATCAAGGATCTGTTTGATGGAAAAACCGTTTTTAAGGAAGAGTATACGTTCAATAATCCGGCACTTACACCCAAAATGCTGAAAATCAAACCGGCTCCCATTCTGATTATCGAAGGCCTGTTCATCTTCTACTATACAGAAGTCAATGAATTGCTGGATATGCGTATATTTCTGGATGCAGAAGAATCTGTTGCTCTGGAGAGACGATTGAGAAGAGATCTCATAGAACGTGGATACGATGAAGATGATGTACGCTACAAGTGGGTAAATCATGTCGTACCGTCTTACAATGAATATTTATTACCCTACAGAGAATTCTGTGATAAAGTAATCATCAATAACATCGATGATCCGGAACCCATCCGAATGGTGACAGATGAGATCTGTCAGGAGGTGAAAGATAAAATAAAAACAATATAA
- a CDS encoding LysM peptidoglycan-binding domain-containing protein, protein MNKLLKSSLYKKIAVIAFASFSISNLHASSWKTDFSPKDSIGVENVKGEIYILHKVEQKDTYYKLGRQYNAIVKNIMAANNSKDLRPGDTVKIPTGRPFQQTAKAVTQPEKSKNAGNPQQQTPLTEYKVGKSETLYAISRRFGVSVDDIKKLNNLSSNSLKENQILKIPNSTPTPPKPVEEPKIVLTPIDTTRVDSTEKDSSYNEISANKYGIREKKERGIAVWMSNLNSDGKSNLALHKTAPIGTILKITNPMTHNVTYAKVVGKFNDNAETENAIVVLSKSAASYIGALDKRFLVEINYGVPLEN, encoded by the coding sequence ATGAACAAACTATTGAAATCATCTCTTTATAAGAAGATAGCAGTAATTGCTTTTGCTAGCTTTTCTATTTCGAATCTGCACGCATCTTCGTGGAAAACAGATTTTAGTCCAAAAGACTCTATAGGCGTTGAAAATGTCAAAGGAGAAATTTATATCCTTCATAAAGTTGAACAAAAAGACACCTATTATAAATTAGGTCGTCAATACAATGCCATAGTGAAAAATATTATGGCGGCAAACAACAGCAAGGATTTGCGTCCGGGAGATACAGTCAAAATTCCTACCGGCCGACCTTTTCAACAAACTGCTAAAGCTGTCACACAACCTGAAAAATCAAAAAACGCAGGCAATCCACAGCAGCAGACTCCTCTTACAGAATACAAAGTAGGGAAAAGTGAAACATTATATGCGATTTCCAGAAGATTCGGTGTATCTGTGGATGACATCAAAAAACTGAACAACCTGTCTTCCAATTCGCTGAAGGAAAATCAAATATTAAAAATTCCAAACAGTACTCCTACACCTCCGAAACCGGTAGAAGAACCAAAGATCGTCCTGACACCTATAGATACGACGCGTGTAGATTCTACTGAAAAAGACTCTTCCTACAATGAAATCTCTGCTAATAAATATGGCATCCGTGAGAAAAAAGAACGCGGTATTGCGGTATGGATGAGTAATCTGAATTCGGATGGAAAGAGCAACCTTGCCCTTCATAAAACAGCTCCTATCGGCACTATCCTCAAAATCACCAATCCAATGACACACAATGTCACTTACGCTAAAGTAGTCGGAAAGTTTAATGACAATGCGGAAACGGAAAATGCCATTGTCGTATTATCCAAATCTGCAGCTTCCTACATAGGTGCTTTGGATAAGCGTTTTTTGGTAGAAATAAATTATGGTGTACCTTTGGAAAATTAA
- a CDS encoding DUF4905 domain-containing protein, which yields MYSIIDWLKFVLSVMVKYTINKVFAESFSDPIWKIEADSNTRILAVETRDQESTLPAFHVISFTGTRLLDNFRLKTKEWTLADIQGDYLILKKLGTNTPYAAGITVLHIPSRTITQQWHQYLLIDIFKGLLKVRHHTISSGFEEYISLSTGTPLQKPDGEIQYCTNHISFPLAYNGTLPDFLQSTVYEDTMWISKVRQRYLWCYHTRKEDKFDLNICISDQYREIHRCCLLEQNSKMIPQPYFQIDDQIFLMTYNKQEIVSYLV from the coding sequence ATGTATTCAATCATTGACTGGTTGAAATTTGTGTTGAGCGTAATGGTTAAATATACAATTAATAAAGTATTTGCGGAAAGTTTTTCGGATCCTATCTGGAAAATTGAAGCCGACTCCAATACCCGGATACTGGCTGTGGAAACCCGCGATCAAGAAAGTACATTGCCCGCTTTTCATGTCATCAGCTTTACGGGCACCCGATTATTAGACAACTTCCGGCTAAAAACTAAAGAATGGACGCTGGCAGATATTCAGGGAGATTATTTAATTCTCAAAAAATTAGGTACCAATACCCCATATGCAGCAGGAATTACCGTATTACACATTCCGTCGCGTACCATCACCCAACAATGGCATCAGTATTTGCTGATAGATATTTTTAAAGGTTTACTCAAAGTAAGACATCATACCATCAGTTCGGGCTTTGAAGAATATATTTCCCTTTCTACCGGCACTCCGTTACAAAAACCGGATGGTGAAATTCAGTATTGCACTAATCATATCAGCTTTCCATTAGCCTATAACGGAACCTTACCAGATTTTTTACAATCGACAGTATACGAAGATACAATGTGGATCAGCAAGGTCAGACAACGTTATCTTTGGTGCTACCATACCCGCAAGGAGGATAAATTTGACCTGAATATCTGTATATCCGATCAATACAGAGAGATACACCGGTGTTGCCTGCTGGAACAGAATTCTAAAATGATTCCTCAGCCTTATTTTCAAATTGACGATCAAATATTTCTTATGACCTATAATAAACAGGAAATTGTTTCGTATTTAGTATAA